One Calditrichota bacterium genomic window, CTCTTTCGTCGCGGCGGATGGCTGAACAGCGACAGCAGCGATTGGTTCGCCGCATACGCGCAACTGGTCGTCGACCGGCTGTCCGACCGGGTCGGATGGTGGATCACGCAGAACGAGCCGCAGTGCTACATCGGTCTCGGGCATCTCACCGGAGAGCACGCGCCCGGGTTGAGGCTGGGCTTTGCCGATGTCCTCCAGGCGGCGCACAACTCGCTGCTTGCCCATGGCAAGGCCGTGCAGGTCATCCGCAGCCGCGCAAAGCGCAAGCCCTCCGTCGGTGTCGCGCTGGTTGGCGTGGTCAAGATTCCCGCCACGGAGGGCGAGGAGGACGTGGCTGCTGCGCGAAACGCCACCTTTGCGATCACGGAACGAAACTGCAGCAACAACACCTGGTTTGCGGACCCCATGCTGTGGGGCAAGTACCCTGAGGATGGACTGAGGCTCTTCGCCGATTCTCTGCCCGAGATCGGCCCAACGGACATGGGCACTATCTGCCAGCCGCTTGACTTCTACGGGGTGAACATCTACTTCGGGGAAGTCGTGCGGGCAGGCAAGGGAGGCCGATGGGAGCCTGTGCCCCTGCCCACTGGACCAGCCTTGACAACCATGGAGTGGCCTGTCACTCCCGAGGCGCTGTTCTGGGGGCCGAAGTTCCTCTACGAAAGGTATGGGCTGCCCATCGCTGTCACGGAGAATGGAATGGCCAACTGCGATTGGGTAGCCAGCGACGGCCGAGTCCATGACCCGCAGCGGATCGATTTTCTGGGCCGCTACCTCAGGGCCTATGGGCGGGCGATTGCCGAAGGTGTGCCGGGCATCGCTTACTTCGTCTGGTCCATCTTGGACAACTTTGAGTGGACACAGGGCTACAAGCAGCGTTTTGGGCTGGTCTACGTGGACTACAAAACCCAGGCCCGCCTCGTCAAAGACTCCGGCTTCTGGTACCGCGAGGTGATTGCTTCCTGCGGAGGGAATATCGGTTAGCTACGCAGGGCGAGGTGCACAGCTACTGCCCGGAAGGCAATGGTGCGAGCGAGCCCCTTTAGCATG contains:
- a CDS encoding beta-glucosidase, which gives rise to MTAFPSSFVWGAAAASYQIEGAAWDDGKGPSVWDLFCRQPGKVWQGNTGDIACDHYHRYQEDVRLMKELGLQAYRFSISWPRVLPEGVGAVNERGMSFYDRLVDALLAHDIQPWVTLFHWDYPHALFRRGGWLNSDSSDWFAAYAQLVVDRLSDRVGWWITQNEPQCYIGLGHLTGEHAPGLRLGFADVLQAAHNSLLAHGKAVQVIRSRAKRKPSVGVALVGVVKIPATEGEEDVAAARNATFAITERNCSNNTWFADPMLWGKYPEDGLRLFADSLPEIGPTDMGTICQPLDFYGVNIYFGEVVRAGKGGRWEPVPLPTGPALTTMEWPVTPEALFWGPKFLYERYGLPIAVTENGMANCDWVASDGRVHDPQRIDFLGRYLRAYGRAIAEGVPGIAYFVWSILDNFEWTQGYKQRFGLVYVDYKTQARLVKDSGFWYREVIASCGGNIG